In Halobaculum limi, one DNA window encodes the following:
- a CDS encoding ABC transporter permease — MTRISGKYLAKRIVVSYLTLLVIMSLLFVLLRSMPGSFITSMITSGMTGEQIERIRETWGLNEPLWRQYLQFMINYQTGNFGRSPTYNTAVADLIIRRMPRTLVLFGSTFIIGFIVGPLVGMYLGWWRGSTKDKSIFSTSLLLYSMPAFWISWLFIWVLNYELGWLPSAYMFTQFPEFEWTAFTVMRDVMYHIALPIISLTFIGWVGSMLIMRPTMNQVTDEGYVFLARAKGLSERTVMVKHAARNALIPVATGAVVSLAFLIDGSVIIENVFNWPGMGQIIVSAVLNRDFPVAQAVFFMLALLVVVMRLLTDVIYTYLDPRIKFGEGE; from the coding sequence ATGACCAGAATCAGTGGAAAATACCTCGCCAAACGGATCGTCGTTTCGTACCTGACGCTCCTGGTAATTATGTCGCTGCTGTTCGTCCTCCTGCGAAGCATGCCCGGCTCGTTTATCACGAGTATGATCACTTCGGGGATGACCGGCGAACAGATCGAGCGCATCCGGGAGACGTGGGGACTGAACGAACCATTATGGAGACAGTACCTACAGTTTATGATCAACTACCAGACCGGGAACTTCGGCCGGTCCCCGACCTACAACACGGCGGTGGCGGACCTGATCATCCGCCGGATGCCGCGGACGCTCGTGCTGTTCGGGTCGACGTTCATCATCGGGTTCATCGTCGGCCCGCTGGTCGGGATGTATCTCGGCTGGTGGCGCGGGTCCACGAAGGACAAGTCGATCTTCAGCACGTCGCTGCTGCTGTACTCGATGCCCGCCTTCTGGATCTCGTGGCTGTTCATCTGGGTGCTCAACTACGAACTCGGCTGGTTGCCCAGCGCGTACATGTTCACCCAGTTCCCCGAGTTCGAGTGGACCGCGTTCACGGTCATGCGTGACGTGATGTACCACATCGCACTCCCGATCATCAGCCTGACCTTCATCGGGTGGGTGGGTTCGATGCTCATCATGCGACCGACGATGAACCAGGTCACTGACGAGGGGTACGTCTTCCTCGCTCGCGCGAAGGGCCTCTCGGAGCGGACGGTGATGGTCAAACACGCCGCTCGTAACGCACTCATCCCGGTCGCGACCGGCGCAGTCGTCAGTCTCGCGTTCCTCATCGACGGATCGGTGATTATCGAGAACGTGTTCAACTGGCCGGGGATGGGACAGATCATCGTCTCGGCAGTGCTCAACCGGGACTTCCCGGTCGCACAGGCGGTGTTCTTCATGCTCGCACTGCTGGTCGTGGTGATGCGACTACTCACCGACGTCATCTACACGTATCTCGACCCCCGAATCAAGTTCGGGGAGGGTGAATAA
- a CDS encoding ABC transporter substrate-binding protein: MSEEKSGSSRRRFLQGTGVAAVSVGLAGCSGGGSEETEATDTPESETTEDSTPTEVDDSADVPTGGIFNFGMGTAPKGINVLATSSAYSGVITDQIYETGTTTDPVNFEVHPNVFTDWTFEQLEDGDSDENDQPNVSIKFNVRTDGLTWNDGTEFTVEDVVWSYNYLMDQEPGGFISIISPIMSVEQSDDDWDVEMILDKPIGTYASSQLALPLLPQHKWEGVEDFNTYTPYENGGPVGLGPGVVTRYEPDTSIEISYADREGEYNLSELEWRSEVPGMRSGGPFIDAVRISVYSSTSALTQAFFEGDIDSIYSGIRTSRIEDVQNTEGLSLVDGFDTGYGHYSMNLRTTPLDDTAFRQVLGFAFDDIYWTQRLQRGYAQEGDFIMPPGYTAVRPETGTDQSRLTGDSTQAFTFRQSSPGVPDVEGIRSFLTDGKVISGESGTFVGQEYPGSLTGVTAGQTEAKHDYTFGSVESEVLRQSDQNPDQEIRVNGQTITEINGGPLTMFVYPAADSPQTAKMVQNFIASLQSVGIPINRQVMSFNTMLGKVYGEEDFDIFPMGWVNLSPFATSTLYSLFHSDNADDHSTKDTGDTNNTDTLLNNPMGYGLFEDAGADDLISEARSTLDAEERNDVSRQAVERIYLDFPTMVTSYDVTKWPINSADWAGYVGNIPGPGSTYLATQFLQLYQSQE, encoded by the coding sequence ATGTCAGAAGAAAAATCTGGTTCCAGTCGGCGCCGGTTCCTGCAGGGAACTGGTGTCGCAGCGGTCTCCGTTGGCCTCGCCGGTTGTTCCGGCGGCGGCAGTGAAGAGACGGAGGCGACTGATACTCCCGAATCGGAGACGACCGAAGACAGTACGCCGACCGAAGTCGACGACAGCGCGGACGTGCCGACCGGCGGCATCTTCAACTTCGGGATGGGCACCGCGCCCAAGGGCATCAACGTCCTCGCGACGTCTTCCGCGTACTCCGGCGTCATCACCGACCAGATCTACGAGACCGGGACGACGACCGACCCGGTCAACTTCGAGGTCCACCCGAACGTCTTCACCGACTGGACGTTCGAGCAGCTCGAAGACGGCGACTCCGACGAGAACGACCAACCTAACGTCAGCATCAAGTTCAACGTCCGCACGGACGGCCTGACGTGGAACGACGGCACCGAGTTCACCGTCGAGGACGTCGTCTGGTCGTACAACTACCTGATGGATCAGGAGCCCGGTGGCTTCATCTCGATCATCAGCCCGATTATGTCCGTCGAGCAGTCGGATGACGACTGGGACGTCGAGATGATCCTCGACAAGCCGATCGGCACCTACGCCTCCTCGCAGCTCGCGCTCCCGCTCCTGCCGCAGCACAAGTGGGAGGGCGTCGAGGACTTCAACACGTATACGCCGTACGAGAACGGCGGTCCCGTCGGTCTCGGTCCGGGTGTCGTCACCCGCTACGAGCCCGACACGTCCATCGAGATTTCGTACGCCGACCGCGAGGGCGAGTACAACCTCTCGGAACTCGAATGGCGCAGTGAGGTCCCCGGCATGCGCTCCGGCGGTCCGTTCATCGACGCCGTCCGCATCTCGGTGTACTCCTCGACGTCTGCACTCACGCAGGCGTTCTTCGAGGGCGACATCGACTCGATATACAGCGGTATCCGCACCTCGCGCATCGAGGACGTCCAGAACACGGAGGGCCTCAGCCTCGTCGACGGGTTCGACACCGGCTACGGCCACTACTCGATGAACCTGCGCACGACGCCGCTCGACGACACGGCGTTCCGTCAGGTCCTCGGGTTCGCCTTCGACGACATCTACTGGACGCAGCGCCTCCAGCGCGGCTACGCCCAGGAGGGCGACTTCATTATGCCGCCTGGCTACACTGCAGTTCGGCCCGAGACGGGAACCGACCAGTCGCGTCTCACGGGCGACTCCACGCAGGCGTTCACGTTCCGGCAGTCGAGTCCGGGCGTCCCGGACGTTGAGGGCATCCGCTCGTTCCTCACCGACGGGAAGGTCATCTCCGGCGAGAGCGGAACCTTCGTCGGGCAGGAGTACCCCGGTAGCTTGACCGGCGTCACCGCCGGGCAGACCGAGGCGAAACACGACTACACCTTCGGCTCCGTCGAGTCCGAGGTCCTGCGTCAGTCCGACCAGAACCCGGATCAGGAGATTCGCGTGAACGGCCAGACGATCACCGAGATCAACGGCGGCCCGCTCACGATGTTCGTCTACCCGGCGGCCGACTCGCCGCAGACGGCGAAGATGGTCCAGAACTTCATCGCCTCCCTGCAGTCGGTCGGGATTCCGATCAACCGCCAGGTGATGTCGTTCAACACGATGCTCGGTAAGGTGTACGGCGAGGAGGACTTCGACATCTTCCCGATGGGCTGGGTCAACCTGTCGCCGTTCGCGACGAGTACCCTGTACAGCCTGTTCCACTCGGACAACGCCGACGACCACTCGACGAAGGACACCGGCGACACGAACAACACCGACACGCTGCTCAACAACCCGATGGGGTACGGCCTCTTCGAGGACGCGGGTGCCGACGACCTCATCTCGGAGGCTCGCAGTACCCTCGACGCCGAGGAACGTAACGACGTCTCCCGGCAGGCCGTCGAGCGCATCTACCTCGACTTCCCGACGATGGTCACCTCCTACGACGTGACCAAGTGGCCGATCAACTCCGCCGACTGGGCGGGCTACGTCGGCAACATCCCCGGTCCGGGGTCGACGTACCTGGCGACGCAGTTCCTCCAGCTCTACCAGAGCCAGGAGTAA
- a CDS encoding DJ-1/PfpI family protein, which produces MSDSHSALFVVSEEGYWAEECIEPLTTLDAAGVDVTVATPSGSPPVVDERSLDPEVVGEETVAEFREIHETDERLQNPEPLAAVDAADYDAVVFPGGHGTEWDINQDVHAREALRTAVAGDDGVALVVCHAVGILGFTRTDDGGYLVDGRDVTGFPNEWEEGIVDEFDRIDGRKLPYWVEDEVVAAGGNFDAELDSDTSVTVDGDLVTARGPGSSAAAAETLLAELGVELPA; this is translated from the coding sequence ATGAGCGACTCACACAGCGCGTTGTTCGTCGTCAGCGAGGAAGGGTACTGGGCAGAGGAGTGTATCGAACCGCTCACGACGCTCGACGCCGCCGGCGTCGACGTCACCGTTGCGACACCGTCGGGGTCGCCGCCGGTCGTCGACGAACGGTCCCTCGACCCCGAAGTCGTGGGCGAGGAGACGGTCGCCGAGTTCCGCGAGATTCACGAGACGGACGAACGACTGCAGAATCCCGAACCGCTCGCCGCGGTCGACGCCGCCGACTACGACGCCGTCGTCTTCCCCGGTGGGCACGGCACGGAGTGGGACATCAACCAAGACGTGCACGCGCGCGAGGCACTCCGCACGGCCGTCGCCGGCGACGACGGCGTCGCACTCGTCGTCTGTCACGCGGTCGGTATCCTCGGGTTCACCCGGACCGACGACGGCGGGTACCTCGTCGACGGCCGCGACGTGACCGGCTTCCCCAACGAGTGGGAGGAGGGAATCGTCGACGAGTTCGACCGCATCGACGGCCGGAAACTCCCGTACTGGGTCGAAGACGAGGTCGTCGCCGCCGGCGGCAACTTCGACGCGGAACTCGATTCTGACACGAGCGTCACCGTCGACGGCGACCTCGTCACCGCTCGCGGACCTGGTTCTTCGGCGGCGGCCGCCGAGACGTTGCTCGCCGAACTGGGCGTCGAACTCCCGGCGTAA
- a CDS encoding transcriptional regulator: protein MPERTTRERIADALRDRPLSGSALAAEFDVTRATVYDHLEHVAQSLPDGEEFLVAPPECGDCGFSGFDDPVNVPSRCPECKSESIEEPVFVIEADD, encoded by the coding sequence ATGCCCGAACGGACGACTCGCGAACGGATCGCGGACGCGCTTCGCGACCGGCCGCTCTCCGGAAGCGCTCTGGCCGCCGAGTTCGATGTGACCCGCGCTACCGTGTACGACCACCTCGAACACGTCGCGCAGTCGCTCCCCGACGGCGAGGAGTTTCTGGTCGCTCCGCCGGAGTGCGGTGACTGCGGCTTCAGCGGGTTCGACGACCCCGTTAACGTGCCCTCGCGGTGTCCCGAGTGTAAAAGCGAGAGTATCGAAGAACCGGTGTTCGTGATCGAAGCGGACGACTGA
- a CDS encoding NDP-sugar synthase — translation MKAVVLAGGYATRMWPITRNRPKMFLPVGEGTVIDEIFEDLEADDRVDEVFVSTNERFGEEFESYIAESRFEKPTVSVEDTSAESEKFGVVGALAQLIDREGVDDDLLVVAGDNLISYDLADFIDFFEQKGTPTLAAYDVGSRERAKSYGLVQLEGDRVVDFQEKPEEPKSTLVSIACYAFPRETLPDFEEYLSSGNNPDEPGWFIQWLQSRQPVHAFTFDEAWFDIGTPESYLDAVSWNLGGESFIHPDATVEDTEIRDDVYVLGGAEITDSTLEESVVFKNATIHDADVRRSIIDEETVVNGLDLSGALIGAHSKLRN, via the coding sequence ATGAAAGCCGTCGTACTCGCAGGCGGGTATGCAACGAGGATGTGGCCGATCACTCGAAACCGACCGAAGATGTTCCTCCCGGTCGGTGAAGGGACGGTCATCGACGAGATATTCGAGGACCTCGAGGCGGACGACCGCGTCGACGAGGTGTTCGTCTCGACGAACGAACGGTTCGGCGAGGAGTTCGAGTCGTACATCGCCGAGTCCCGGTTCGAGAAGCCGACCGTCTCGGTCGAAGACACCAGCGCCGAGTCCGAGAAGTTCGGCGTCGTCGGTGCACTCGCACAACTCATCGACCGCGAGGGAGTCGACGACGACCTGTTGGTCGTCGCCGGCGACAATCTCATCTCCTACGATCTGGCCGACTTCATCGACTTCTTCGAACAGAAGGGCACGCCGACGCTTGCCGCCTACGACGTGGGATCGCGCGAGCGCGCGAAGAGTTACGGCCTCGTCCAACTCGAGGGCGACCGCGTCGTCGACTTCCAGGAAAAGCCCGAAGAACCCAAGAGCACGCTCGTCTCCATCGCCTGCTACGCGTTCCCCCGAGAGACGCTCCCGGACTTCGAGGAGTACCTCTCGAGCGGCAACAACCCCGACGAGCCAGGTTGGTTCATCCAGTGGCTCCAGTCGCGTCAGCCAGTTCACGCGTTCACCTTCGACGAGGCGTGGTTCGACATCGGCACGCCCGAGAGCTACCTCGACGCCGTCTCGTGGAACCTCGGCGGCGAGTCGTTCATCCACCCCGACGCGACCGTCGAAGACACGGAGATTCGCGACGACGTGTACGTCCTCGGCGGCGCGGAGATAACCGACTCCACGCTCGAGGAGTCGGTCGTGTTCAAGAACGCGACCATCCACGACGCCGACGTACGGCGCAGCATCATCGACGAGGAGACGGTCGTCAACGGCCTCGACCTGTCGGGTGCGCTCATCGGCGCACACTCGAAGCTCCGTAACTGA
- a CDS encoding diphthine--ammonia ligase produces MSDEAETTEAGAYVGLFSGGKDSSWAVYRALADGLPVERLLTVHPAGDSYMYHVPETRLARLAAESIGIPLVEVEPDDFDAGATTDSGEQGDSELEPMEAALTKLADEIPLAGVTAGAVESEFQTSRIEAMCERLGIDLYAPLWQEDPRELADSMLEAGFEITILQVAAAGLDESWLGRTLDREAIAELETLNDEYGVHILGEGGEFETFVTDGPHMSRPIELEYDTEWEGTRGRIRVTDARLGER; encoded by the coding sequence ATGAGCGACGAGGCGGAGACGACTGAGGCGGGCGCGTACGTCGGACTGTTCTCCGGCGGCAAAGACTCCTCGTGGGCGGTGTACCGAGCGTTGGCGGACGGCCTCCCCGTCGAGCGACTGCTGACGGTCCACCCCGCGGGCGACTCGTACATGTACCACGTCCCCGAGACGCGACTCGCGCGACTCGCCGCCGAGAGCATCGGCATCCCGCTGGTCGAGGTCGAACCCGACGACTTCGACGCGGGCGCGACGACCGACTCGGGCGAACAAGGCGACAGCGAACTGGAACCGATGGAGGCGGCGTTGACCAAACTCGCTGATGAGATTCCGCTCGCAGGCGTGACCGCAGGAGCCGTCGAATCGGAGTTCCAGACGAGTCGGATCGAGGCGATGTGCGAGCGCCTCGGCATCGACCTGTACGCGCCGCTGTGGCAAGAGGACCCCCGCGAACTGGCCGACTCGATGCTGGAGGCTGGCTTCGAGATAACCATCCTGCAGGTCGCCGCCGCCGGCCTCGACGAGTCGTGGCTCGGGCGGACGCTCGACCGCGAGGCAATAGCGGAGTTGGAGACGCTCAACGACGAGTACGGCGTCCACATCCTCGGGGAGGGTGGGGAGTTCGAGACGTTCGTCACCGACGGGCCACACATGTCGCGGCCGATCGAGTTGGAGTACGACACCGAGTGGGAGGGGACGCGAGGCCGCATCCGCGTGACGGACGCACGACTGGGTGAGCGGTAG
- a CDS encoding M48 family metallopeptidase — MALAGAFTIGFYLLATYGVTVVARFLWENRPGLLTLVSMFLIGTLASGYLTYRFGTGRTLVGLDARELPRSHAPEVYDILDSLTARMSLDRPRVFVARLDEPNAFAMGGPHPALVIDYSLFGVLTTEQLEGVLAHELAHIEGRDGLAQTLGYSVVQTVVGLVSIALSPVSFLSGGFARGLALVDGRPGMWHRTLPGRVHVSISQALTLLLLSLTLLLRAYSRRREHAADDRAVEVTGSPLALASALRRLDRASERSVPFAPVYQSDGGSDSRLAQWLSTHPPMDDRIERLQRRAASTESSGADSGSEPDGDTAGGVSPAPRPGRPDRDGDGWTQIPLTDEY, encoded by the coding sequence ATGGCACTGGCCGGCGCGTTCACCATCGGCTTCTACCTCCTCGCGACGTACGGCGTCACGGTCGTCGCTCGCTTCCTGTGGGAGAACCGACCGGGACTGCTCACACTCGTGTCGATGTTTCTGATCGGCACGCTTGCCTCGGGCTATCTCACCTACCGCTTCGGGACGGGCCGAACCCTCGTCGGACTGGACGCCCGCGAACTGCCACGGAGTCACGCGCCCGAGGTGTACGACATCCTCGACTCCTTGACGGCGCGGATGTCGCTCGACCGACCTCGCGTGTTCGTGGCGCGTCTCGACGAACCGAACGCGTTCGCGATGGGTGGGCCACACCCCGCACTCGTCATCGACTACTCGCTGTTCGGGGTGTTGACCACCGAGCAACTTGAGGGTGTGTTGGCCCACGAACTCGCGCACATCGAGGGCCGCGACGGCCTCGCACAGACGCTCGGCTACAGCGTAGTCCAGACCGTCGTCGGCCTCGTCAGCATCGCGCTGTCGCCCGTGTCGTTTCTCTCTGGAGGGTTCGCCCGCGGCCTGGCGCTCGTCGACGGGAGGCCCGGAATGTGGCATCGGACGCTCCCCGGCCGGGTTCACGTCAGCATCTCGCAGGCGCTCACGCTCCTGTTGCTCAGCCTGACGCTGTTGTTGCGCGCGTACTCCCGCCGTCGCGAACACGCCGCCGACGACCGCGCGGTGGAGGTGACCGGCAGTCCGCTGGCGCTGGCGAGCGCCCTCCGCCGACTCGACCGGGCGAGCGAGCGGTCGGTGCCGTTCGCTCCCGTGTACCAGTCGGACGGCGGGAGTGACTCGCGACTGGCGCAGTGGCTCTCGACGCACCCGCCGATGGACGACCGGATCGAACGCTTGCAGCGACGTGCGGCGTCGACCGAGTCATCCGGTGCAGACAGCGGCTCCGAACCGGACGGCGACACCGCTGGCGGGGTTTCGCCTGCCCCACGTCCGGGGCGTCCCGACCGCGACGGCGACGGGTGGACGCAGATTCCGCTCACCGATGAGTACTGA
- a CDS encoding phosphoadenosine phosphosulfate reductase family protein, whose amino-acid sequence MNDSPATGSNDVSRNADGPEWEMDPALAEKLAAAEDIVSEAFDDFDNLVVPWTGGKDSTLVLHLVRRVAAERGLPTPPVAFVDHGAHFPETWAFIERWTDEWDLDLLVAQFEELAAHNHGTELRVSALSNRTRTELERVGHEGDTLVVDADSLAGNHLLKTVAFNDLLAREGFDAALTGVRSDESDARADETVRSPRGDEHTPEHVRVHPILDFSEADVWAAMWGVVVPESVEGYPAGFVPADASDLPAEFTPEALPVSPKYWEGYRSLGTEGGSAKSGDEPAWLQSLGDGGERAGRAQEKEALMGHLRDLGYM is encoded by the coding sequence GTGAACGATTCACCAGCGACTGGATCGAACGACGTATCACGCAACGCCGACGGACCGGAGTGGGAGATGGACCCAGCCCTCGCCGAGAAACTCGCGGCGGCCGAAGATATCGTCTCGGAGGCGTTCGACGACTTCGACAACCTCGTCGTGCCGTGGACCGGGGGGAAAGACTCCACGCTCGTCCTCCACCTCGTCCGCCGGGTTGCGGCCGAGCGCGGTCTGCCGACGCCGCCCGTGGCGTTCGTCGACCACGGCGCACACTTCCCGGAGACGTGGGCGTTCATCGAACGCTGGACCGACGAGTGGGATCTGGACCTCCTGGTGGCGCAGTTCGAAGAACTCGCGGCGCACAACCACGGCACCGAACTCCGCGTCTCTGCGCTCTCGAACCGAACACGCACGGAACTGGAGCGCGTGGGCCACGAGGGCGACACGCTCGTCGTCGACGCCGACTCGCTGGCGGGGAATCACTTGCTCAAGACGGTCGCGTTCAACGACCTCCTCGCGCGCGAAGGATTCGACGCGGCGCTCACCGGCGTCCGCAGCGACGAGAGCGACGCCCGCGCCGACGAGACGGTTCGTTCGCCCCGCGGCGACGAACACACGCCCGAACACGTCCGCGTCCACCCCATCCTCGACTTCTCCGAGGCGGACGTGTGGGCCGCGATGTGGGGCGTCGTCGTGCCCGAGTCCGTCGAAGGCTACCCCGCAGGGTTCGTCCCCGCGGACGCGAGCGACCTCCCCGCGGAGTTCACGCCCGAGGCGCTTCCGGTGTCGCCGAAGTACTGGGAGGGCTACCGCTCGCTCGGCACCGAAGGTGGGTCGGCGAAGAGCGGCGACGAACCGGCGTGGCTCCAGTCACTCGGTGACGGCGGTGAACGCGCGGGTCGCGCACAGGAGAAGGAGGCGCTAATGGGCCACCTCCGCGACCTCGGCTACATGTAA